A region from the Aegilops tauschii subsp. strangulata cultivar AL8/78 chromosome 5, Aet v6.0, whole genome shotgun sequence genome encodes:
- the LOC109767072 gene encoding uncharacterized protein, with protein sequence MECAAKGIVEDPCASGANRRCGSCGAVAYCSKDHQFIHWKVHKEECARLATQMSRIDMLSQFPFTFSVEPHALNHTKRSMRCLFLESMKVHLKGLWKSGCMCGPDIASVKDLSITTEWNMESSLCPCTEPENPVPAPLASWEDYFQWRSLPLHSPVAVLLHWPLTLYHCLQLSRIQTSRYDGHDTLHIHYLGPEKELLQLAVFAELRALFPGVHLRIELVGPAVPRSRDGEVVNISSYPNCSGESCHCRSSIASENLNCSEVTLKIWKGLYHERYGDIVKDSNPHLILAPNAGVAAYPSWMPTIEMIRGIGVPAIFTDFCEEAAHLASCCISSITGQPLGLPIQVNPFRQPIAENNSALYIPCYSNGFVFGM encoded by the exons ATGGAGTGTGCAGCGAAGGGGATAGTGGAGGATCCATGCGCCAGCGGCGCCAACCGGCGGTGCGGCAGCTGCGGGGCCGTAGCCTACTGCTCGAAAGACCACCAG TTCATACATTGGAAAGTTCATAAAGAAGAATGTGCAAGGCTTGCAACACAAATGAGTCGCATTGATATGCTCAGCCAATTTCCGTTCACATTCTCCGTCGAACCTCATGCTCTG AATCATACAAAACGAAGTATGAGGTGCTTATTTTTGGAGTCAATGAAAGTTCACCTGAAAGGACTCTGGAAATCAGGATGCATGTGTGGCCCAGATATTGCTTCTGTCAAGGACCTGAG CATAACAACTGAATGGAACATGGAAAGCTCACTTTGCCCATGTACAG AGCCTGAAAATCCTGTGCCCGCACCCCTGGCAAGCTGGGAAGACTACTTTCAGTGGAGATCCCTTCCTTTACATTCACCTGTGGCAGTTTTACTTCACTGG CCACTTACTCTATATCATTGCCTTCAACTATCTCGCATCCAAACCTCAAGATATGATGGGCATGACACTCTGCACATTCACTATTTAG GACCTGAGAAAGAGTTGCTTCAGCTTGCGGTGTTTGCAGAACTACGTGCACTATTTCCAGGTGTCCACCTTCGCATTGAACTTGTGGGGCCAGCAGTTCCAAGATCCAG GGATGGTGAAGTTGTAAATATTTCCAGCTATCCAAATTGTTCTGGTGAGAGCTGCCATTGTAGATCTTCTATTGCCTCTGAGAACTTGAATTGCAGTGAGGTGACACTGAAAATATGGAAAGGACTCTATCATGAGAGATATGGTGATATAGTAAAG GATTCAAATCCTCATCTTATACTTGCCCCAAATGCGGGTGTAGCTGCTTATCCTAGTTGGATGCCAACTATT GAAATGATTAGGGGAATTGGAGTTCCTGCAATCTTTACCGACTTTTGCGAAGAAGCTGCTCATCTGGCCTCTTGCTGCATAAGCTCCATAACTGGCCAACCCCTGGGACTCCCT ATACAGGTAAATCCTTTCAGGCAGCCGATTGCAGAGAACAATAGTGCGCTATACATACCATGCTACTCGAATGGTTTTGTTTTTGGAATGTAA